One segment of Marvinbryantia formatexigens DSM 14469 DNA contains the following:
- a CDS encoding helix-turn-helix domain-containing protein, whose protein sequence is MNPIAEEIASYYGIANFINALEHYGMPRRSGRYPWGSGENPYQHGNDFLGRVAELKKNGWTETAENIKKEFGLTTKEYRNEKAWANYERRLYLVERAKSMQSDGKGATAIGKEMGLSESTVRSLLNPKSEERMRKAKETADFLKQQVKEKGMIDVGRDVERELNISKERLDMALYSLQREGYIVVGGRMDQVTNPTQKTTLRVLCPPGTPYKVNEKGNIVSSAVYDLDKIHSVKEYISRDGGTTYEKKFHYPESLDSNRLMIRYKEDGGSDMDGLVQLRRGVPDLSLGESRYAQVRIMVDGTHYIKGMAVYSDDMPDGVDVIFNTNKEAGTPMKKVLKEIKPDPDNPFGSLIKDADQGGQYWYDDPKTGKKKLGLINKRADEGDWTEWADALPSQFLGKQPLALAKKQLDLAKADKRAELEEICSLTNPTVKKYWLQKYADECDSAAVQLKAAALPGQKYHVIIPVNTLRDNQVYAPGYPEGTKLALIRYPHGGTFEIPILTVTHKNRLGEKFIGKTSIDAVGITKKIADRLSGADYDGDTVMTIPTHDKAGKVKIANQDPLEGLEGFDPKMRYGADKVETDSDGKTHYYRNGHEYRIMGDTQKQMGVISNLITDMTLGGASTDELARAVRHSMVVIDAEKHKLDYKASEIENNIAALRKEWQVKTDDDGNVIGYGGASTILSRSKGEVSVPKRQGTPVVNIKGSKNYDPSRPEGAVLYKTADDLYYPVRKMDKSTGMVTLQTIDGRKVTYNVNDKTARAMYEPVERKDPKTGAVSFTNREGNIVYKTDYRKQQSTRMAETDDAYSLVSSKRHPMELLYADYANAMKAMGNEARIEMMNTGNLKYDKKARDTYQTEVASLMSKLNTALLNAPREREAQRLANVEVAAKKEAAKANGTELKSSEIKKISQQALSKYRQEVGSVSRRDRSISITDKEWEAIQAGAVTENVLKRILDNADADNLRQRSMPRTTTQLSQAQINRIKAMSASYTIAEIAEKLGKSPSTIQKYLKGVN, encoded by the coding sequence ATGAATCCTATAGCGGAAGAAATTGCATCATACTACGGTATTGCGAATTTCATCAACGCGCTTGAGCATTATGGAATGCCACGGAGAAGTGGTCGTTATCCGTGGGGCAGTGGAGAAAACCCGTATCAGCATGGAAACGATTTTCTCGGTCGTGTTGCAGAATTGAAAAAGAACGGATGGACAGAGACTGCGGAGAACATCAAAAAAGAATTCGGTCTCACTACCAAAGAATACCGGAATGAAAAAGCGTGGGCTAATTATGAGCGGCGTTTATATTTGGTCGAGCGGGCTAAGTCTATGCAGTCTGACGGCAAAGGAGCAACTGCTATCGGTAAAGAAATGGGGCTGTCCGAGTCAACGGTTCGTTCTTTGCTGAACCCGAAATCTGAGGAGCGGATGCGGAAGGCTAAGGAAACTGCCGACTTTTTGAAGCAGCAGGTGAAAGAGAAAGGCATGATAGACGTCGGGCGAGATGTCGAGCGGGAACTTAACATATCTAAGGAACGTCTGGACATGGCTTTATACAGTCTGCAGCGTGAAGGATATATTGTCGTCGGAGGACGAATGGATCAAGTTACGAATCCGACACAGAAAACGACTCTGAGAGTTCTTTGTCCGCCTGGAACACCTTATAAGGTGAACGAAAAAGGAAACATCGTATCCAGTGCGGTTTACGACCTGGATAAAATTCACTCTGTTAAAGAGTATATTTCGAGAGACGGTGGAACGACTTACGAAAAGAAATTTCACTATCCCGAAAGCCTGGATTCTAACAGGCTGATGATTCGATACAAAGAGGACGGCGGCAGTGATATGGATGGTCTTGTCCAGCTTCGCCGCGGAGTTCCGGATTTGTCTCTGGGTGAATCGCGTTATGCCCAGGTTCGTATCATGGTTGACGGCACACATTACATAAAAGGGATGGCTGTGTATTCGGACGACATGCCAGACGGGGTTGATGTCATATTCAATACAAACAAAGAAGCCGGAACTCCGATGAAGAAAGTTCTGAAAGAGATTAAGCCGGACCCGGATAATCCTTTTGGTTCTCTTATCAAAGACGCGGATCAAGGAGGACAATACTGGTATGACGACCCCAAAACGGGAAAAAAGAAACTCGGCTTGATTAATAAGAGAGCAGATGAAGGCGACTGGACTGAATGGGCGGACGCGTTGCCATCCCAGTTTTTGGGTAAGCAGCCACTGGCTCTCGCCAAGAAACAGCTCGACCTTGCGAAAGCTGACAAGCGTGCTGAGCTGGAAGAAATATGCTCGTTGACTAATCCGACTGTGAAAAAGTATTGGCTGCAGAAGTATGCGGATGAGTGCGATTCGGCTGCTGTGCAGTTAAAGGCGGCGGCTCTTCCCGGACAGAAGTACCACGTAATTATTCCGGTTAATACGTTACGAGATAATCAAGTATATGCTCCCGGTTATCCGGAGGGAACCAAACTGGCACTTATCCGGTATCCTCATGGCGGAACGTTTGAAATTCCCATCTTGACGGTCACTCATAAGAATCGGCTTGGCGAGAAGTTTATAGGAAAAACCAGCATTGATGCGGTTGGTATCACGAAAAAAATCGCGGACCGTTTGTCCGGAGCCGATTATGATGGGGATACCGTGATGACTATTCCTACCCACGACAAAGCAGGAAAGGTGAAAATTGCGAATCAGGATCCATTGGAAGGATTAGAAGGTTTTGACCCTAAGATGCGTTATGGGGCAGACAAAGTTGAAACTGATTCGGATGGTAAAACCCATTATTACCGCAACGGGCATGAGTACCGGATAATGGGTGACACGCAGAAGCAGATGGGCGTGATTTCGAATCTGATAACAGACATGACTTTGGGTGGCGCGTCTACTGATGAACTCGCGCGCGCGGTTCGGCATTCAATGGTGGTTATCGATGCTGAAAAGCACAAACTCGATTATAAAGCCAGTGAAATAGAAAACAATATCGCTGCACTTCGAAAAGAATGGCAGGTAAAGACTGACGATGACGGTAATGTCATTGGTTATGGCGGAGCGTCAACCATTCTGTCACGCAGCAAGGGTGAAGTGTCGGTACCAAAGAGACAGGGGACCCCGGTTGTCAATATTAAAGGCTCGAAGAACTATGATCCAAGCCGACCGGAAGGTGCTGTTCTTTATAAGACTGCAGATGATTTGTATTATCCGGTAAGGAAAATGGATAAAAGTACGGGCATGGTAACACTGCAGACTATTGATGGGAGGAAGGTTACCTATAATGTCAATGATAAGACAGCCCGTGCTATGTACGAACCGGTGGAGAGGAAAGACCCGAAGACCGGGGCGGTGTCATTTACAAATCGTGAAGGCAACATCGTTTATAAGACGGACTATCGGAAACAGCAGAGCACCCGGATGGCTGAGACAGACGACGCCTATAGTCTGGTATCTTCCAAACGGCATCCTATGGAGCTTCTTTATGCCGACTATGCCAACGCCATGAAGGCTATGGGGAACGAGGCACGTATCGAGATGATGAATACGGGGAATCTCAAGTACGATAAGAAGGCTAGGGATACTTATCAGACCGAGGTGGCATCACTGATGTCTAAGCTGAACACTGCCCTGCTCAATGCGCCAAGAGAGCGTGAGGCTCAGAGACTGGCAAACGTTGAGGTCGCTGCTAAGAAAGAGGCTGCCAAAGCTAATGGTACCGAGCTTAAATCGAGCGAGATAAAGAAGATAAGTCAGCAGGCGCTCAGTAAGTATCGCCAGGAAGTTGGCTCTGTATCGAGAAGAGACCGTTCGATATCGATTACTGATAAAGAATGGGAAGC